A window of Desulfopila inferna contains these coding sequences:
- a CDS encoding RidA family protein, with translation MNKPVQTDKAPSAIGPYSQGIISGDFLFVSGQLAIDPAHGTIIEGNMGAQTEQILHNLAAVTEAAGTGLANVVKTTIFLKDLGDFAEVNEAYGRFFKDNPPARSTVQVAALPLNARIEIEAVVSMA, from the coding sequence ATGAACAAACCTGTACAAACTGACAAGGCACCATCGGCTATCGGTCCCTATTCCCAAGGTATTATCAGTGGAGACTTTCTCTTCGTCTCCGGCCAGCTCGCCATCGATCCGGCACACGGCACGATCATCGAGGGGAACATGGGCGCCCAAACCGAACAAATACTACACAATCTCGCGGCAGTTACCGAAGCCGCCGGGACAGGGTTGGCAAATGTCGTCAAGACTACAATATTCTTGAAAGACCTCGGTGATTTTGCCGAAGTCAACGAGGCCTATGGCCGGTTTTTTAAAGACAATCCACCGGCCCGTTCAACTGTGCAGGTGGCTGCACTGCCGCTCAATGCCCGCATTGAAATCGAGGCCGTCGTTTCCATGGCGTAA